The DNA segment CCTCGGCGCTGATCAGCGCCGTCCCGCTGGTCATGCTCGGCCTGGCCGAGCTGCTGGTGATCACCTCCGGCCGGGGCGGCATCGACCTGTCGGTCGGCGCCATCGTCTCGCTGACCAGCATGGTGTTCGGCTTCGCCTACGGGGAGTGGGGCTGGCCGCTGTGGCTGGCGATCCTGCTGGCCGCCGGCTTCGGCGGGCTGTGCGGCGCGGTCAACGGCTTCCTCATCGCCTACGTCGGCTACCCGGCGCTGATCACCACGCTGGCGACCTACTACGCGTTCTCCTCGGTCGCCATCGTCATCAACGACCAGCAGCCGATCAGCACCGCGCCGATCCAGGAGTTCTTCTCCACCGCGCGGTCGATCGACGTGCCGGTGGGCGACGGCCTGCCGGTCCCCCTCGGCACGCTGACCTTCCTCATCCCGGTCGCGGTCGTGGTCTGGGTGCTGCTCAACCGCACCACCTTCGGCCGCCGGCTCTACGGCATCGGCACCAACGACGTGGCCGCCCAGTGGGCCGGCATCGACGTGCGGCGCACCCGGTTCTCCGCCTACGTCCTCGCCGGGGTCATCTCCGGCCTGGTCGCGGTGGTCACCGTCGCGCAGTTCGCCTCGGCCCGCCCGGACGCCGGGGTCACCGGCACCGGCATGGCGCTGCCGGCGATCACCATCGCGGTGCTCGGCGGCGTCGCCATCACCGGCGGCATCGGCCGGGTCGCCGGCGTGGTGCTCGCCACGCTGCTGATCGTGTGGCTGAACGCCGGCATCCTGCTGGCCGTGCCGGGCAACGCCGGCTCGCAGTACCAGCTGCTCGCCCTCGGCGTCGTCCTGGTCTTCGCCGCGCTGCTCAACGGGCTGACCAACCGGAAGTACGGGCGGACCGGGTGACCGCGGTCTGGGACCCGTCGCTGGTCAGCGCCGAGCTGCTCGCCCTCACCCGCTCGCTGGGCGAGCAGGAGCGGGGGCTGGTCATCCTGGCCGAGGGCAACACCTCGCAACGGCTGCCCGACGGCCGGGTGGTGGTCAAGGCCTCCGGGTCGAACATGCGGACGGCGACCGCGGAGGACTTCGTCGTCGTCGACGTCGACCCGCTGGTGGAGCTGATGCGGTCGGCCTCCGCCAGCCAGGCCGACCTGACCGCGGCGCTGGACGCCGGCGAGCACGACGGCCGGCGCCGGCGGGCCTCCATCGAGACCCTGGTGCACGTGGCCGCGCAGGCGCTGGCACCCACCGCCTTCGTCGGCCACACGCACCCCACGGCGGTGGTGGGGCTGCTGGCCAGCGTGCACGGGCCGACGGCGTGGGAGCGGCACGTGTACTCGGACGAGGCGGTGGTCATCGGCCGGCCGCTGTACGTGCCGTACGCGACCCCGGGGATCGACCTGGGCCGGGTCTACCTGCGGGCGCTGGAGGAGCACGTGGCCCGGCACGGCGAGCTGCCCACCCTGGTGCTGCTGGGCAACCACGGCATCGTGGTCAACGCCCCCGGCCCCGCGGGGGTGCACGCGGCCTCGGAGATGGCGGTCAAGGGCGCCCAGGTTCGCGTGGCCGCGTACTCGGTGGGCGGCGTCGTGCCGCTGGAGACCGCGTCGGTGGAGAAGTTCTTCGCCCGGGAGGACGTCATCGAGCGCCGGGCCCGCCTGGGCGGGGGCAGCCCGGCGTGACGGTGCCCTCATGACGCTGCCCGCCGACCTGCGGGCGGTGTTCCTCGACGTCGGCGGGCCCGTCTACGACGACGGCAACTTCGTCGCCGCCGTCGTGCGGGCGCTGGACGACCTGCGCGCCGAGCAGGGCCGCGGCCCGGTCGACCGGGCCGCGGTCTCCCGGGTGTACGACGCCGTCCGCGCCCGGCAGGGCGGCTCGCTGCGCACCGCGCTGGCCACCGAGCTGCTCGGGGACGCCGGGCTCCGGGGGCCGCTGCACGAGCGGACCCGCCGCTACTGGACCCACCCGCCGGGCACGCTGTACCCCGACGTGCTGCCGCTGCTCCGTGCGCTGTCCGGTCGGGTGGTCGTCGGGGTGCTCGCCAACCAGGAGGCGCCCGTCGTCGACGCGCTGACCCGGGACGGCGTCGCCCCGTTCGTCGACGTGTGGGGCATCTCGGCGCTGGTCGGCCACGAGAAGCCCAGCCCCGAGCTGTTCACCTGGTGCCTGGACCGGGCCGGCTGCGCGGCCGGGCAGGCCGTGCACGTCGGCAACCGGCTGGACACCGACGTGCGCCCGGCCGCGGCGCTGGGCCTGGGCACCGTGTGGGTGCTGCGCGGCGAGGCGCCGGACTCCCCCACGCCCGAGCAGCTCGCCGAGCCCGACCTGGCCGTGCCCGACCTCACCGGGCTGGCCGAGGTGCTGCTCCCCCGGGTCGCCGGCGGTACCGGGGCGTGACCGCCGACGGCGAGCTGGTGCTGGGCGTCGACCTCGCCACCGCGGCCGTCCGGGTGCTCGCCGTGGACGTCGCCACCGGGGCGGTCGCCGCCTGCGCCGAGCTGCCGCTGCCCGCCCCGACCTCCCCCCGGCCCGGGGAGCTGGAGCAGCCGCCGGCGCACGCCGCCGCGGTGCGCACCGCCGTCCGGCGGCTGGCCGCCGACCTCGGCCCCCGCGCCGCCGCCGTCCGGGCGCTGTCGGTCACCGCCACCTCGGGCAGCGTGCTCGCCGCCGATGCCGAAGGCGCACCCACCGGCCCGGTGCTGCTCTACGCCGACCAGCGGGGCGCCGCGCAGGCCGCCCGGGTCAGCGCGGCCACCGGGCAGCCGGTCGGCGCGGCCGGCACCCTCGCCCGGCTGGCCTGGCTGGCCGAGCAGCACCCCGCCGCCGGGCTCCGGCTGCTGCACGTCCCGGACGTCGTCGTGGCCGACCTGACCGGGCGGCTGGTCACCGACACCTCGCACGCCCTCAAGGCCGGCATCGCGCCCGCGGCGGCCCGGTGGCCCGCGGAGCTGCTGGCCGCGGCCGGGGTCCCCGCCGGGGCGCTGCCGCCGCTGGTGCACCCCGGCACGGTCGTCGGGTCGCTGCGCCCGGACGTCGCGGCCGACCTCGGCCTGCCGCCGCAGGTCCAGGTGGTCGCCGGCATGACCGACGGGTGCACCGCGCAGGTCGCCGCCGGCGCCGTCGCGCCCGGGCAGAGCACCGGCGTGCTGGGCACCACGCTGGTGCTCAAGGGCGTGTCGGCCACCGAGGTCACCGGGTTCGACGGCGCGGTCTACTCCCACCTGGGCCCCGACGGGCTCTGGTGGCCCGGCGGCGCCTCCAACTGCGGCGCCGGCGTCCTCGACCCCGCGGCCGACCTCGCGGCAGCCGACGCGGCCGCGGCCGGGCGCGGCCCCTCGCCGCTGACGGCCTACCCGCTGCCCGGCACCGGGGAGCGGTTCCCGTTCGCCCGGCCCGACGCCACCGGCTTCCTGCTCGGCGCCGCCGCCGAGGTGGACCCGCTGGACCGGCACCGGGCCCTGCTCGACGGCGTCGCGTACGTCGAGCGGCTCGGGCTGGAGCGTCTCGCCGCCCTCGGGGTGGCCTCGGCCGACCACCGGGTGGTGGGCGGCGGCACCCGGTCGCGGGTGTGGACCACGATCCGGGCCAGCGTGCTCGGCCGCCCGGTCACCCGCCCCGCGCAGCCCGCGAGCGCCTTCGGCGCCGCGCTGCTGGCCGCCGCCGCCTGGACCGGCAGCACCCTCGCCGTGACGACCGGCCGCGCGGTGCGCCCGGCCGAGGTCGTCGACCCCGATCCCGCGCAGGTCGACGCCCTCGAGGAGGGCTACCAGCGGCTGCTGGCCGAGCTGCGCCGACGGGGCTGGCTGGACGACCGTCCGGCCGGCCACTGAGAGAGAAGAGGAGCTGTCCATGGCTGTCACCCACGGCGTCCACGCCCTGGTCTGGACCGGGGGCTGGTCCCGGGACGAGGCCGAGCGGGCCATCGCGTCCAGCGCGGAGGCCGGCTACGACCTGATCGAGATCGCCCCGATCGACCCGACCGGGTTCGACGGGGACATGACCGCGCAGCTGCTGCAGCAGTACGGGCTGCAGGTGAGCGCCTCGCTGGGGCTCAGCGACGACACCGACGTCTCCAGCGAGGACCCGGACGTCGTGGCCCGCGGCCGGGAGCGGCTGGCGACCGCCCTCGGCGTGCTGCGCGACAGCGGCGGCACGACCCTGTGCGGCGTCCTGTACTCGAAGCTCGGCAAGTACTCCGCGCCGGCCACCGAGCGGGGCCGGGCCAACTCGCAGGAGACGATCGCCTGGCTGGCCGACAAGGCCGCCGAGTCCGGCATCACGCTGGCGCTGGAGTTCTGCAACCGGTACGAGACCAACGTCATCAACACCACGCAGGAGACGCTGGACTTCATCGCGGCGGTGGACCGGCCCAACGTGATGGCCCACCTGGACACGTACCACATGAACATCGAGGAGCACTCGTTCACCGAGGCGGTCCGCGCCGCCGCAGCGGCCGGGCGGCTCGGGTACGTGCACGTCGGGGAGTCGCACCGCGGCGCCCTGGGCACCGGGTCGATCCCCTGGACGGAGTTCTTCACCGCCCTCGACGAGGTCGACTACTCCGGGATCGTCACGTTCGAGTCGTTCTCCTCCGAGGTCGTGCACCGCACGCTCTCCAACGACCTGGCGATCTGGCGCAACCTGTGGACCGACAACCGGACCCTGGCCCGGGACGCGCTGGCCTTCACGAAGGCCGGCCTGGCCGAGGCGGCCGCCCGGCGCGGCCAGGCCCCGGCCTAGCTGTACCTGGCCAGGACGTTGGTGACAGCGGTCGGGCTTGAACGCAGGAGAACCTCCGAGTGGGGTGTGGCTTGTCGAAGGCCCACATCCACCCGGAGGTTCTCATGTCTCACGGTAATGCCCGCCTGACCGTCCACGGCCGCAAGTTGATCGTCGACCGGCATGCCGCCGGCTGGAAGCAGGCGCACATCGCCGCGGCGATGGGTATCTCACGCAAGTGCGTGAAGACGTGGATCACCCGCTACGACGCCGAGGGCGAGGCCGGGCTGGCCGACCGGTCCAGCCGCCCGCACACCACCCCAACCCGCACTCCGGTGCAGGTCGAGGACCGCATCATCGAACTACGCGGCCGTGAGCGCCGGGGACCTGACTGGCTCGGCGCCGAGCTGGGCGTGCCAGCCCGCACCGTGTCCCGGGTCTTGGTCCGCCGCGGGCAACCCCGGCTGTGCGCCCTGGACCCGCTCACCGGGCAGATGATCCGCTCCTCCAAGCAGACCGCGGTCCGCTATGAGCGATCCCGGCCCGGCGAGCTGGTGCACATGGACGTCAAGAAGCTCGGACGCATCCCCGACGGCGGGGGCTGGCGTTCGCTGGGCCGGGCCGCGCGGGAGACCACCCGGGACCGCACCAGCAAGCTCGGTTATGACTACGTGCACTCACTCGTCGATGACTACTCCCGGCTGGCCTACTCCGAGGTGCTCCCCGACGAGAAGGGCAGCACCTGCGCCGGCTTCCTGACCCGGGCCGCGGGCTACTTCGCCGCTCATGGCATCAACCGGATCGAACGGGTGATGACCGACAACGCCTGGGCCTACAAGTACTCACTCACAGGCGTCTGCGCCCAGCTCGGGGCCCGACAGAAGTTCATCCGCCCGCACTGCCCGTGGCAGAACGGGAAGGTCGAGCGACTCAACCGCACCCTGGCTACCGAGTGGGCCTACCGGCAGGTCTTCACCAGCAACGACCAACGCGCCGCTGCCCTTGCTCCCTGGATCGAGCACTACAACACTCGACGCCGCCACTCAGCACTCGGCGGCCTGCCCCCGATCAGCCGACTGGCACCAACCTGATGGCCGGGTACACCTAGCCGCCCGGGACGTACCGCACCAGGTCGCTGGTGGCGGCCACCAGCGCGCGGAGGTCCTCCAGCGCGCCGGTGACCGCCCCGGCGGCCCGGGCCTGCACCAGCACGTTGCCCAGCGCGGTCGCCTCCACCGGGCCGGCCAGCACCGGCCGGCCGCACGCGTCGGCGGTTAGCTGGCAGAGCAGCGCGTTCTGCGCCCCGCCGCCCACGACGTGCACCACGTCGACGTCCCGCCCGGAGAGCCGGACGGCGTCCTCCACGACCCGGGCGAAGGCGGTGGCCAGGCTGTCGAGCACGCACCGGACGACGGCCGGCCGGGCGACCGGCACCGGCTGCCCGGCCGCCTCGCAGGCCTGCTGCACGCGGGTCACCATCGGGCCCGGCGGCAGGAACGCCGGGTCGTCGACGTCGACCACGGCGCCACCGGCGGGCAGCTCCGCGGCCGCGGCGAGCAGGGCGGTCAGGTCGGCGCTGTCCAGCCCCCAGTCGGCCAGGCAGCCCTGCAGCACCCACAGGCCCATGACGTTGTGCAGGTACCGGATCCGGTCGTCGACGCCCCGCTCGTTGGTGAACCCGGCGGCCAGGCTCTCCGCGCCGAGCACCGGGGCCTCCAGCTCCACCCCGACCAGCGCCCAGGTGCCGCAGGCGACGTAGGCGAACCGCTCGTCGGTGGCCGGCACACCCACCACCGCCGACGCGGTGTCGTGGCTGCCCACCGCGACCAGCCGGGCGTCGTCGAGCCCGGTGGACGCCGTCACGGCCGGGCGGAGCCCGCCGAGGACCGCGCCCGGGTCGTGCACCGGCGGCAGCAGGCCGGCGTCGATCCCGGCCAGGGCGACCAGGTCCTCGGCCCACCGGCCGGTGCGCACGTCGGCCAGCCCGGTGGTGGAGACGTTGGTGGCCTCCGCCCCGAGGTGCCCGGACAGCCAGTACCCGACCAGGTCGGGCACCAGCAGCAGGTTCCGGGCCGCGGCCAGCAGCGGCCCGTCCTGCTCGGCGACGAGCTGGTAGAGCGTGGTGAACGGCAGGTGCTGCAGCCCGTTGCGCCGGTAGAGCTCGACGGCGGGCAGCCGCTGGTGCACTCGCTCGGCCACGCCGTCGGTGCGCGCGTCCCGGTAGGAGCGCGGCGCGCCCAGCAGCGTGCCGTCGGCGGCCAGCAGGCCGTAGTCGACCGCCCAGGTGGCCACCCCGACGCTGGCGACCGGCTCCCCCGCCGCGCGGGCCAGGGCGCCCACCTGGCGCAGCCCGGCCAGCGACTCGCGCCACAGCCCGAGCACGTCCCAGTGCAGCGCGGCGCCCCGCTCCCCCGGCACCTCGACGGCGCCGTTGCGGAAGCGGGCCGCCTCGGTGAGCCGTAGGCGGCCCGGCCCGACCGCCCCCAGCATCACCCGGCCGCTGGACGCCCCGAAGTCGACCGCGGCGTGCAGGCTCACCGCAGGAAGGCCGCTGCCACGCCGGAGTCGACGGGCACGTGCAGCCCCGTCGTCCGGGTCAGCTCACCGCCGGTGAGGGCGAAGACCGCGTCGGCGACGTGCTCGGGCAGCACCTCCCGCTTCAGCAAGGTCCGCTGGGCGTAGAACTTGCCCAGCTCCTCCTCCGGGACGCCGTAGGTCTTGGCCCGCTGGGCGCCCCAGCCGCCGGCGAAGATGCCCGACCCGCGGACGACGCCGTCGGGGTTGATCCCGTTCACCCGGATGCCGAACTCGCCCAGCTCGGCGGCCAGCAGCCGGACCTGGTGCGCCTGGTCGGCCTTGGTCGCGGAGTAGGCGATGTTGCTCGGGCCGGCGAAGACGCTGTTCTTGGAGGAGATGTAGACGAGGTCCCCGCCCATGCCCTGCGCGATGAGCACCCGGGCGGTGGCCTGGGAGACCAGGAACGAGCCCTTGGCCATCACGTCGTGCAGGAGGTCCCACTGCTGCTCGGTGGTCTCCAGCAGCGAGGCCGAGATGGACAGGCCGGCGTTGTTGACCACCAGGTCCAGCCCGCCGAAGGCCAGCACCGCGGCGTCGACGGCCGCGGCCACGGCGGCGGCGTCGGAGACGTCGGCCGCGACGCCGATCGCCACGTCGGAGCTGCCGATCTCGGCAGCCGCGTCCGCCGCCTTGGCCGCGTCGAGGTCGGCGACGACGACGCAGGCGCCCTCGGCGGCCAGCCGCTGGGCGATCGCCCTGCCGATGCCCGAGGCGGCGCCGGTGACCAGCGCGATCCGGGTGGCCAGCGGCTTCGGCTTCGGCATCCGCTGGAGCTTGGCCTCCTCCAGCGCCCAGTACTCGATGCGGAACTTCTCCGCCTCGTCGATCGGCGCGTAGGTGCTGATCGCCTCCGCGCCGCGCATCACGTTGACGGCGTTGACGTAGAACTCGCCGGCCACCCGGGCGGTCTGCTTGTCCTTGCCGTAGCTGAACATGCCGACGCCGGGCACCAGGACGACGAGCGGGTCGGCCCCGCGCATCGCCGGGGAGTCCGCGGTGGCGTGCCGGGCGTAGTAGGCCGCGTACTCCTCGCGGTAGGCCTCGTGCAGGGCCGGCAGCCGGTCCAGCACCTCCTGCACGCTCGCGGTGGCCGGCAGGTCGACGACCAGCGGGCGGACCTTGGTGCGCAGGAAGTGGTCCGGGCAGGAGGTGCCCAGCGCGGTCAGCCGGGGGTGCTCGGCGCGGGCCAGGAAGTCCAGCACCACGTCGGAGTCGGTGAAGTGGCCGACCTGCGGGCGGTCGGTGCTGGCCAGCCCGCGCAGCGCCGGTGCCAGCGCGGCGGCCTTGGCCCGCCGCTCGGCCTCGGGCAGCGGGGCGTAGCCGTCGAGCTGCTCGCCGAAGGGGTGCCG comes from the Modestobacter italicus genome and includes:
- a CDS encoding ABC transporter permease; the encoded protein is MSTAVSPAPAQAPHPEDGGTPPRSRLAQLPAALLRALLTQRIVLLLVLLLVVVVTMTTLSSNNYLTAPYDLSYMSSALISAVPLVMLGLAELLVITSGRGGIDLSVGAIVSLTSMVFGFAYGEWGWPLWLAILLAAGFGGLCGAVNGFLIAYVGYPALITTLATYYAFSSVAIVINDQQPISTAPIQEFFSTARSIDVPVGDGLPVPLGTLTFLIPVAVVVWVLLNRTTFGRRLYGIGTNDVAAQWAGIDVRRTRFSAYVLAGVISGLVAVVTVAQFASARPDAGVTGTGMALPAITIAVLGGVAITGGIGRVAGVVLATLLIVWLNAGILLAVPGNAGSQYQLLALGVVLVFAALLNGLTNRKYGRTG
- a CDS encoding class II aldolase/adducin family protein, whose translation is MTAVWDPSLVSAELLALTRSLGEQERGLVILAEGNTSQRLPDGRVVVKASGSNMRTATAEDFVVVDVDPLVELMRSASASQADLTAALDAGEHDGRRRRASIETLVHVAAQALAPTAFVGHTHPTAVVGLLASVHGPTAWERHVYSDEAVVIGRPLYVPYATPGIDLGRVYLRALEEHVARHGELPTLVLLGNHGIVVNAPGPAGVHAASEMAVKGAQVRVAAYSVGGVVPLETASVEKFFAREDVIERRARLGGGSPA
- a CDS encoding HAD family hydrolase → MTLPADLRAVFLDVGGPVYDDGNFVAAVVRALDDLRAEQGRGPVDRAAVSRVYDAVRARQGGSLRTALATELLGDAGLRGPLHERTRRYWTHPPGTLYPDVLPLLRALSGRVVVGVLANQEAPVVDALTRDGVAPFVDVWGISALVGHEKPSPELFTWCLDRAGCAAGQAVHVGNRLDTDVRPAAALGLGTVWVLRGEAPDSPTPEQLAEPDLAVPDLTGLAEVLLPRVAGGTGA
- a CDS encoding FGGY-family carbohydrate kinase, coding for MTADGELVLGVDLATAAVRVLAVDVATGAVAACAELPLPAPTSPRPGELEQPPAHAAAVRTAVRRLAADLGPRAAAVRALSVTATSGSVLAADAEGAPTGPVLLYADQRGAAQAARVSAATGQPVGAAGTLARLAWLAEQHPAAGLRLLHVPDVVVADLTGRLVTDTSHALKAGIAPAAARWPAELLAAAGVPAGALPPLVHPGTVVGSLRPDVAADLGLPPQVQVVAGMTDGCTAQVAAGAVAPGQSTGVLGTTLVLKGVSATEVTGFDGAVYSHLGPDGLWWPGGASNCGAGVLDPAADLAAADAAAAGRGPSPLTAYPLPGTGERFPFARPDATGFLLGAAAEVDPLDRHRALLDGVAYVERLGLERLAALGVASADHRVVGGGTRSRVWTTIRASVLGRPVTRPAQPASAFGAALLAAAAWTGSTLAVTTGRAVRPAEVVDPDPAQVDALEEGYQRLLAELRRRGWLDDRPAGH
- a CDS encoding sugar phosphate isomerase/epimerase family protein — protein: MAVTHGVHALVWTGGWSRDEAERAIASSAEAGYDLIEIAPIDPTGFDGDMTAQLLQQYGLQVSASLGLSDDTDVSSEDPDVVARGRERLATALGVLRDSGGTTLCGVLYSKLGKYSAPATERGRANSQETIAWLADKAAESGITLALEFCNRYETNVINTTQETLDFIAAVDRPNVMAHLDTYHMNIEEHSFTEAVRAAAAAGRLGYVHVGESHRGALGTGSIPWTEFFTALDEVDYSGIVTFESFSSEVVHRTLSNDLAIWRNLWTDNRTLARDALAFTKAGLAEAAARRGQAPA
- a CDS encoding IS481 family transposase, whose protein sequence is MSHGNARLTVHGRKLIVDRHAAGWKQAHIAAAMGISRKCVKTWITRYDAEGEAGLADRSSRPHTTPTRTPVQVEDRIIELRGRERRGPDWLGAELGVPARTVSRVLVRRGQPRLCALDPLTGQMIRSSKQTAVRYERSRPGELVHMDVKKLGRIPDGGGWRSLGRAARETTRDRTSKLGYDYVHSLVDDYSRLAYSEVLPDEKGSTCAGFLTRAAGYFAAHGINRIERVMTDNAWAYKYSLTGVCAQLGARQKFIRPHCPWQNGKVERLNRTLATEWAYRQVFTSNDQRAAALAPWIEHYNTRRRHSALGGLPPISRLAPT
- a CDS encoding rhamnulokinase, which produces MSLHAAVDFGASSGRVMLGAVGPGRLRLTEAARFRNGAVEVPGERGAALHWDVLGLWRESLAGLRQVGALARAAGEPVASVGVATWAVDYGLLAADGTLLGAPRSYRDARTDGVAERVHQRLPAVELYRRNGLQHLPFTTLYQLVAEQDGPLLAAARNLLLVPDLVGYWLSGHLGAEATNVSTTGLADVRTGRWAEDLVALAGIDAGLLPPVHDPGAVLGGLRPAVTASTGLDDARLVAVGSHDTASAVVGVPATDERFAYVACGTWALVGVELEAPVLGAESLAAGFTNERGVDDRIRYLHNVMGLWVLQGCLADWGLDSADLTALLAAAAELPAGGAVVDVDDPAFLPPGPMVTRVQQACEAAGQPVPVARPAVVRCVLDSLATAFARVVEDAVRLSGRDVDVVHVVGGGAQNALLCQLTADACGRPVLAGPVEATALGNVLVQARAAGAVTGALEDLRALVAATSDLVRYVPGG
- a CDS encoding bifunctional rhamnulose-1-phosphate aldolase/short-chain dehydrogenase; protein product: MTTPTAPSEETTTMDDSATTVQQLIERSHALGADPRNTNYAGGNTSAKGTGTDPATGGEVELLWVKGSGGDLGTLTPAGLAVLRLDRVRALVDVYPGVDREDEMVAAFDYCLHGRGGAAPSIDTTMHALVDVAHVDHLHPDSGIALATAADGEALTAEVFGDRVVWVPWRRPGFQLGLDIRAIAAENPQAIGCVLGGHGITAWGATSQECQDRSLEIIRTAEDFIAKRTSQLGRHPFGEQLDGYAPLPEAERRAKAAALAPALRGLASTDRPQVGHFTDSDVVLDFLARAEHPRLTALGTSCPDHFLRTKVRPLVVDLPATASVQEVLDRLPALHEAYREEYAAYYARHATADSPAMRGADPLVVLVPGVGMFSYGKDKQTARVAGEFYVNAVNVMRGAEAISTYAPIDEAEKFRIEYWALEEAKLQRMPKPKPLATRIALVTGAASGIGRAIAQRLAAEGACVVVADLDAAKAADAAAEIGSSDVAIGVAADVSDAAAVAAAVDAAVLAFGGLDLVVNNAGLSISASLLETTEQQWDLLHDVMAKGSFLVSQATARVLIAQGMGGDLVYISSKNSVFAGPSNIAYSATKADQAHQVRLLAAELGEFGIRVNGINPDGVVRGSGIFAGGWGAQRAKTYGVPEEELGKFYAQRTLLKREVLPEHVADAVFALTGGELTRTTGLHVPVDSGVAAAFLR